One window from the genome of Lysobacter helvus encodes:
- a CDS encoding lipocalin family protein → MKRFGKLGSALLGSMLSVTACASDATPPTVPPVARVDIDRFMGDWYVIAHIPSRQERDAWGAVERYAKNADGTIGTTFRFRKGSFEAPVQTMTPKGFVRPGTNNAVWGMQFFWPIRAEYVIVDLAPDYSSTIVARSKRDYAWIMARTPRMPAAQYEAAVRKLQAIGYDTTKLRKVPQR, encoded by the coding sequence ATGAAACGTTTCGGCAAGCTGGGCAGCGCGTTGCTGGGCTCGATGCTCTCGGTGACGGCGTGCGCCTCCGACGCAACGCCGCCCACGGTCCCGCCCGTGGCCCGGGTGGACATCGACCGCTTCATGGGCGACTGGTACGTCATCGCGCACATTCCCTCCAGGCAGGAGCGCGACGCGTGGGGCGCGGTGGAGCGCTACGCGAAGAACGCCGATGGCACGATCGGCACGACGTTCCGCTTCCGCAAGGGCAGCTTCGAAGCGCCGGTGCAGACAATGACGCCGAAGGGCTTCGTGCGCCCCGGCACGAACAACGCCGTGTGGGGCATGCAGTTCTTCTGGCCGATCCGGGCCGAGTACGTGATCGTGGACCTGGCGCCCGACTACAGCAGCACGATCGTGGCGCGCAGCAAGCGCGACTATGCGTGGATCATGGCGCGTACGCCGCGCATGCCGGCGGCGCAGTACGAGGCAGCGGTGCGCAAGCTGCAGGCAATCGGTTACGACACGACGAAGCTGCGCAAGGTGCCGCAGCGCTGA